A genomic stretch from Thunnus maccoyii chromosome 19, fThuMac1.1, whole genome shotgun sequence includes:
- the nop14 gene encoding nucleolar protein 14: MGKAPKKRSLADKVRKTKTSTEIKNNPFEVKINRKKFDVLGRKTKHDVGLPGVSRSKAINKRKETLLKEYQHKNKSNKLIDRRFGEYDTKMAPEDKILQRFAMERQRVHDKKDVYNLNEEEELTHYGQSLAEMEKFNDLVNSDDETEEKGLLSAELTAAHFGGGGGLLRKKTSGEQQEEEGSQRAKSRQELIEELIQKSKQEKRERQVQKEEAQELTEKLDQDWKSIQALMVQKTPKAEKQEEKPKLEEYDMMVRELGFEMKAQPSEKMKTPEELAREEREKLQKLEADRLRRMMGDEVDDSAQRQTYMSADDLNDGFILDKDDKKTLSYQDGKWNIEEGSEEDEDDEEGESGEEESEAEEEDEDGDGEEEEEEGDEEEEEEEGGSEEEEEEEEDGHSDLESEQESEDEERKQEEKETKAKVKKSLTKEELKAQQDAAKAELPYTFTAPECYDDLKDLLHGHTPDNQRLIVARTQKCNHPSLAVGNKLKLQKLFGFLLEYVGELATRSPPELTTIDKLIPELYTLCQMFPEAACKAMQSTIGDAAHSMEEVLEVKGHAAFPALDMLIYLKVTALLFPTSDFRHPVTTPALLYISQGLTKCPVRSLEDVTSGLMLCCLAVEYVSFSKRFLPELINFLAGTLHLAVQDKTSLGSSVVPPFRASGKYSDLLVLSDSESSKSWSKKSLPLSATQHLDLKNDLDRDHHRLMCLSTCLDLVKRCCLLYKDLTSFTHIFQPIRTLLSKHLSAQTLPEPLKELHSEILEAISSAPVTRSRLVFEKKKPIPLKLLTPKIVEVLDYGKKRGSTREEREKERLKHKYKKEFKGALREIRKDSRFLAREKLNEVMNRDAERKRKVKELFGSLATQEGEWKALKRKKRK; this comes from the exons ATGGGGAAGGCACCTAAAAAGAGGAGCCTTGCTGACAAGGTCCGCAAGACCAAAACCTCCACTGAGATCAAGAACAACCCCTTTGAGGTGAAAATCAACAGGAAGAAATTTGATGTTCTGGGGAGAAAAACAAAGCACGATGTGGGTCTGCCAGGTGTGTCTCGATCCAAAGCCATCAATAAG AGAAAAGAGACCCTCCTGAAGGAATACCAACACAAGAACAAGTCCAACAAATTAATTGACAGACGCTTTGGAGAGTATGACACCAAGATGGCACCAGAAGACAAAATTCTACAGAGGTTCGCGATGGAGAGGCAG CGCGTCCATGATAAGAAGGATGTGTACAACCTgaacgaggaggaggagctgactCATTATGGCCAGTCACTGGCTGAAATGGAGAAATTCAATGACCTTGTGAACAGTGAtgatgaaacagaagagaaaggTCTTTTGTCGG CTGAGCTGACGGCTGCCCACTTCGGAGGAGGAGGGGGCCTCCTTAGAAAGAAGACATCAggggagcagcaggaggaggagggaagccAGAGGGCCAAGTCCCGACAGGAGCTCATTGAAGAGCTCATCCAGAAGTCCAAGCAGGAGAAG CGGGAACGACAGGTGCAGAAAGAGGAGGCGCAGGAGCTGACTGAGAAGCTGGATCAGGACTGGAAGAGCATCCAGGCTCTGATGGTGCAAAAGACGCCCAAAGCCGAGAAACAGGAGGAGAAACCCAAG CTGGAAGAATATGACATGATGGTCAGGGAGCTCGGCTTCGAGATGAAGGCTCAGCCTTCGGAGAAGATGAAAACCCCAGAGGAGCTCGccagggaggagagggagaagctGCAGAAACTTGAG GCTGACCGTCTGAGGAGGATGATGGGAGATGAAGTAGATGACAGCGCACAGAGACAGACCTACATGTCTGCTGATGACCTCAATGACGGCTTCATCCTGGACAAGGACGACAAGAAGACCCTGTCTTATCAG GATGGAAAATGGAACATTGAAGAGGGCTctgaggaagatgaagatgatgaagagggagagagtggtGAGGAGgaatcagaggcagaggaggaagatgaagatggagatggagaagaggaggaggaggaaggggatgaggaagaggaagaggaggagggcggcagtgaagaagaagaagaagaagaagaagatggtcACTCGGACCTGGAGTCAGAGCAAGAAAGCgaggatgaggagagaaaacaggaagagaaagagaccaAGGCcaaagtgaagaagagtctgaccAAAGAGGAGTTGAAGGCTCAGCAGGACGCAGCCAAAGCAGAGCTGCCGTACACGTTTACTG CTCCAGAGTGCTACGACGATCTCAAAGATTTGCTCCACGGACACACCCCTGACAACCAGCGCCTCATCGTGGCCAGGACTCAGAAATGCAACCATCCTAGTTTGGCTGTTGGCAATAAACTCAAACTGCAG aAACTGTTTGGCTTCTTGTTGGAGTACGTAGGAGAGCTGGCCACCAGGAGTCCACCTGAACTCACCACCATAGATAAGCTCATACC AGAGCTGTACACTCTATGTCAGATGTTTCCAGAAGCGGCCTGTAAGGCCATGCAGAGCACCATCGGAGATGCCGCTCATAGCATGGAGGAGGTGCTGGAGGTCAAAGGGCATGCTGCTTTCCCAGCACTAGACATG cTTATTTACCTGAAGGTGACGGCATTGCTGTTTCCTACCTCAGACTTCAGACACCCAGTCACGACTCCGGCGCTGCTTTACATCAGCCAAGGTCTCACTAAG TGTCCAGTGAGATCATTAGAGGATGTAACATCAGGTTTAATGCTGTGCTGTCTGGCAGTGGAGTACGTCTCTTTTTCAAAGCGCTTCCTGCCTGAGCTCATCAACTTCCTGGCTGGAACGTTACATCTGGCCGTACAGGACAAGACCTCTCTAG GTTCCTCTGTGGTGCCACCCTTTAGGGCATCAGGGAAGTACAGTGATCTACTGGTGTTGTCAGACTCAGAGTCTTCCAAGAGCTGGAGCAAGAAGAGCCTGCCACTGTCTGCTACCCAACACCTTGACCTGAAAAATGACCTCGACAGAGATCACCACAG GTTGATGTGTCTGTCTACCTGCCTGGACCTAGTGAAGCGATGCTGCCTTCTCTACAAAGACCTCACATCCTTCACGCACAtcttccagccaatcagaacgcTGCTTTCAAAACATCTCTCAGCCCAAACGTTACCTGAACCTTTAAAG gAGCTTCACAGTGAGATCCTAGAGGCCATCAGCAGTGCTCCTGTGACCCGCAGTCGGTTAGTTTTTGAGAAGAAGAAGCCCATTCCTCTGAAGCTGCTCACACCCAAGATTGTTGAAGT GTTGGACTACGGAAAGAAGCGAGGCAGCaccagagaagagagagagaaggagcgaTTGAAGCACAAGTACAAGAAGGAGTTCAAGGGAGCTCTGAGGGAGATCAGGAAGGACTCACGCTTCCTGGCCAGAGAGAAGCTCAACGAGGTCATGAACAG agatgcagagagaaagaggaaagtgaAGGAGCTCTTCGGCAGTTTGGCCACTCAGGAGGGAGAGTGGAAGGCtctgaagaggaagaagaggaagtga